A single Paenibacillus sp. FSL R5-0517 DNA region contains:
- a CDS encoding glycoside hydrolase family 43 protein, giving the protein MLTKRKDRARGPSVFKAGMILLLGTLLLLTMLFPNTARAATSVYTISAFTNTSESNMYIYESYNATHYGLLKGPAYTPPANLIRDPSIMKHTDGLYYVVYTTNWSGNTIGIAFSPDKVNWTFVRNITLSTPATIAHTWAPEWFKDSNGSLNVIVSLSPGNYENFKPYVITASGSNLASTSWSAPTELAGIAPNYIDTFIVKTGSTYHAFTKNETTKYIEYATSTSLKGPYTFKGTGDWAGWGSWVEGPALVQLDNGSWRIYFDGYATQKYYYSDSADNFQTWSTKQEIAGLTGLVRHMTVLKESGQPGDIRKLESFNVPGSFIRHYNYQARIDANVSPAEDAQFRIVPGLANATGISFESMNYPGYFLRNTNGNITLVKNDGSATFRNDATFKRVNGLANTSWTSYASFSDPNLYLRHYNNVLKLEAVVTALDKSDATFREVAQ; this is encoded by the coding sequence ATGTTAACGAAGAGGAAAGACAGAGCAAGAGGACCTAGCGTTTTCAAGGCTGGAATGATCCTTCTGCTTGGAACATTACTTCTATTAACGATGTTATTCCCCAATACAGCGAGAGCGGCGACAAGTGTCTATACGATATCCGCCTTCACGAACACAAGTGAGTCCAATATGTATATCTACGAATCCTATAATGCAACACATTATGGTTTGCTAAAAGGGCCAGCCTATACACCTCCGGCCAATCTGATTCGCGATCCCAGCATCATGAAACACACCGATGGTCTGTATTACGTCGTCTACACCACGAATTGGTCGGGTAACACCATAGGCATCGCTTTCAGCCCCGACAAAGTGAACTGGACATTTGTTCGTAACATTACTTTATCCACACCTGCCACAATCGCACACACCTGGGCACCGGAATGGTTCAAAGACAGCAACGGCAGTCTGAACGTTATCGTGTCCCTCTCACCAGGCAACTATGAGAATTTCAAACCTTATGTCATTACCGCTTCAGGCAGCAATTTAGCATCTACCTCATGGTCTGCACCTACTGAACTGGCAGGCATTGCTCCTAATTATATCGACACTTTTATTGTGAAGACAGGTTCTACCTATCATGCTTTTACCAAAAATGAGACCACTAAATACATCGAATATGCGACTTCCACTTCGCTAAAGGGTCCTTATACTTTCAAAGGTACAGGAGATTGGGCAGGTTGGGGATCTTGGGTTGAAGGCCCCGCGCTTGTTCAGCTGGATAATGGCTCCTGGCGAATCTACTTTGACGGCTATGCGACACAAAAATATTACTACAGCGACTCTGCTGACAATTTCCAGACTTGGAGTACCAAGCAAGAGATTGCGGGTCTTACCGGACTGGTCCGGCATATGACCGTATTGAAAGAGTCCGGACAGCCGGGTGATATCCGCAAGTTGGAGTCATTCAATGTACCGGGAAGCTTCATTCGTCATTACAACTATCAGGCACGGATCGACGCCAATGTGAGTCCGGCGGAAGATGCACAATTCCGTATTGTTCCCGGGCTGGCGAATGCAACAGGCATTTCGTTTGAGTCCATGAATTATCCGGGTTATTTCCTGCGCAATACTAATGGCAACATTACACTCGTGAAAAATGACGGCAGCGCTACCTTCCGAAATGACGCCACGTTCAAACGTGTCAATGGACTTGCTAACACCAGTTGGACATCGTATGCCTCGTTTAGTGACCCGAACCTGTATCTGAGACATTACAACAATGTGCTGAAATTAGAAGCTGTCGTTACTGCCCTCGATAAGTCAGACGCGACCTTCCGAGAGGTCGCACAATAA
- a CDS encoding beta-galactosidase has product MTENTSLLLEEQEKNIARAENGVQSELTYDARSFFLNGERVFLNSATIHYFRMPKEEWREVLLKAKLAGMNCIDTYFAWNVHEPEEGQWSFEGDNDCGAFLDLCAELGMWVIARPGPFICAEWDFGGFPYWLGTKDGVKFRENNKTYLHYVSLYFDRIVPIIRERQLSAGGTVILVQVENEYEYLMDDAAASEHMITLRDGLLQRGIDATLITCVGGAEGTIEGANFWSGADGHYEKLRAKQPDTPKMVTEFWTGWFENWGGPSAIQKTAPLLERRIMEILRAGYTGISYYMFYGGTNFGGYGGRTMGSSDIFMITSYDYDAPLNEYGRVTPKYAVTKNLSYFVHAFGAFLMETEEIPEEQIVVRHPEGLSVRGRQADNQKIWFLESHKDERETMHITLEEGRTLPVSLNPGQIVPLLDRVQIADQVYLTAGTMITGNEMINGELNLFIVAPAGQRSIVELEAVDLNVMDSSVQVLVEHDSARNVHRFDLFHFQEPGMIQLEANGTPIRFVILDQEMMNRTWRLEATNQKGLRYAIGFDDVDVLPSGQVKGMITDPDRTITLLGDWTDGERTLTGHEFFASEESIADIQQQLAWRSPSAPTLSASPELSRITLTAMQRSASGQPEDFSRYGQDFGYLLYECDFESATEGMTSLILPDIQDTARIIVNGVQQVLVRQVGAAGVQLQVVQGKNTLQILVQHMGRLNFSPYLGESKGLAGAVYLGGQVQDIRRDWHMESGLVHLDEVNAIHGAPLLSRSFKLDGMDRAILVGALSKGLRINGIEVSMEGYQDWFAFQTLDISLYIKPGETNTLEMPYSRSSLNRLELITYPSQGELKDWRMAGTDALLPEQWESTETGQELAQLSVQGSILRTAQSGVAKSGNGNANPVTYTSDGGGSSAAVSEKAQPTSNAPQAQGLHGQPVWYRWHFTKPVVSEHHKVNLMLRLTGMSKGTIHLNGHHLGRYWQIGPQEDYKIPVAWLQEENELLVFDEEGRTPTHVRFLLDALSRYPWVMVE; this is encoded by the coding sequence TTGACAGAGAACACATCCCTTTTGCTTGAGGAACAGGAGAAGAACATCGCCAGGGCTGAGAATGGTGTTCAATCCGAATTAACATATGATGCACGCAGTTTTTTCCTGAACGGAGAGCGAGTATTTCTGAACAGTGCCACGATCCATTATTTCCGCATGCCGAAGGAGGAATGGCGTGAGGTTCTGCTGAAGGCGAAGCTGGCAGGTATGAACTGTATCGACACCTACTTTGCGTGGAACGTGCATGAACCGGAAGAAGGACAGTGGTCCTTTGAAGGGGACAACGATTGTGGGGCTTTTCTGGATCTGTGCGCAGAACTGGGCATGTGGGTCATCGCGCGTCCGGGTCCGTTTATCTGTGCGGAATGGGATTTTGGCGGTTTTCCATACTGGCTTGGTACGAAGGACGGTGTGAAGTTCCGGGAGAATAATAAGACGTATCTGCACTATGTGAGTTTGTATTTTGACCGGATTGTGCCGATCATTCGGGAGCGCCAGTTATCTGCCGGGGGCACGGTCATTCTCGTCCAAGTGGAGAATGAGTATGAGTACCTGATGGATGACGCCGCCGCAAGTGAACATATGATTACGCTGAGGGATGGATTGTTGCAACGTGGCATTGACGCTACGCTGATTACATGCGTTGGCGGGGCGGAAGGCACGATTGAAGGGGCTAATTTCTGGTCGGGTGCTGACGGGCATTATGAGAAACTTCGAGCCAAACAGCCGGACACCCCGAAGATGGTCACGGAATTCTGGACCGGATGGTTCGAGAATTGGGGAGGGCCTTCGGCTATTCAGAAGACGGCGCCTTTGCTGGAACGACGCATCATGGAGATTCTGCGTGCCGGGTATACCGGAATCAGCTATTACATGTTCTACGGCGGCACGAACTTTGGTGGATATGGCGGAAGAACGATGGGTAGCAGTGACATTTTCATGATTACGTCTTATGACTATGATGCACCGCTAAACGAATATGGTCGGGTGACACCGAAATATGCGGTAACCAAAAATCTGTCTTACTTCGTCCATGCTTTCGGGGCCTTTCTGATGGAAACAGAGGAAATTCCAGAAGAACAGATCGTTGTACGTCATCCTGAAGGCTTATCTGTACGAGGCAGACAGGCGGACAACCAGAAGATTTGGTTCTTGGAGAGTCACAAGGATGAACGCGAGACGATGCACATTACGCTTGAAGAAGGGCGTACTCTTCCCGTATCGCTGAATCCGGGACAGATTGTTCCATTGCTGGATCGAGTACAGATTGCGGATCAGGTATACCTGACTGCGGGCACGATGATTACAGGCAATGAAATGATCAACGGAGAATTGAACCTGTTCATCGTGGCCCCAGCAGGCCAGCGTTCCATAGTTGAATTGGAAGCCGTGGACTTGAACGTCATGGACAGTTCGGTGCAAGTGCTGGTCGAGCATGATTCAGCAAGGAACGTACACCGCTTCGACCTGTTCCATTTCCAGGAGCCTGGAATGATCCAACTGGAAGCAAACGGCACACCGATCCGTTTCGTCATTCTGGATCAAGAGATGATGAATCGAACATGGCGATTGGAAGCAACCAATCAGAAGGGACTACGTTATGCAATCGGGTTCGATGACGTGGACGTGTTACCATCGGGTCAGGTGAAGGGCATGATCACGGATCCGGATCGCACGATTACGCTGCTTGGTGACTGGACAGATGGAGAACGGACATTAACAGGTCACGAATTCTTTGCCAGCGAGGAGTCTATTGCAGATATACAGCAGCAGCTTGCGTGGAGATCACCGAGTGCGCCGACGTTATCTGCTTCGCCTGAGCTGTCTCGTATTACGTTAACGGCGATGCAACGCTCGGCGAGTGGACAACCGGAAGACTTTTCCCGGTATGGACAAGATTTTGGTTATCTATTGTACGAATGCGATTTCGAGAGTGCAACCGAAGGGATGACCAGTCTCATTTTGCCAGATATTCAGGATACCGCCAGGATTATTGTCAATGGAGTACAACAGGTACTAGTTCGTCAGGTAGGTGCCGCAGGAGTTCAGTTGCAAGTAGTCCAAGGGAAGAACACACTTCAGATTCTGGTGCAGCATATGGGCAGATTGAACTTCTCTCCGTATTTGGGTGAGAGCAAAGGTCTGGCTGGTGCGGTGTATCTGGGTGGCCAGGTTCAGGATATTCGTCGCGATTGGCATATGGAGAGTGGACTTGTGCATCTCGATGAGGTGAACGCTATACATGGGGCGCCACTTCTGAGCAGAAGCTTTAAGCTGGATGGCATGGATCGGGCGATACTGGTGGGTGCCTTGAGCAAAGGTCTTCGTATCAATGGCATCGAAGTTTCGATGGAGGGATATCAGGATTGGTTTGCCTTCCAGACACTAGACATTTCCTTGTATATCAAGCCCGGAGAGACGAATACACTGGAAATGCCGTATAGCCGTTCCTCACTGAACCGACTGGAACTGATCACGTATCCAAGTCAGGGAGAACTGAAGGATTGGCGTATGGCAGGAACGGATGCCTTACTTCCGGAACAATGGGAGAGCACTGAAACAGGGCAAGAACTGGCTCAACTTAGCGTACAGGGGTCCATCCTGCGTACGGCACAGTCTGGTGTCGCCAAAAGTGGCAATGGGAATGCCAACCCGGTGACCTATACCTCAGACGGTGGAGGCTCAAGTGCTGCGGTGAGCGAGAAAGCTCAGCCCACATCTAATGCTCCTCAAGCACAAGGCTTGCATGGTCAGCCTGTCTGGTACCGTTGGCACTTCACCAAGCCTGTAGTATCCGAGCATCATAAGGTGAACTTGATGCTTCGTCTGACCGGAATGAGCAAAGGAACCATTCACCTGAATGGCCATCATCTGGGCCGTTACTGGCAGATTGGTCCACAAGAGGATTACAAGATCCCGGTAGCTTGGTTACAGGAAGAGAATGAATTGCTTGTGTTCGATGAAGAAGGCAGAACACCAACACATGTACGTTTCCTGCTGGATGCATTATCCCGTTATCCGTGGGTTATGGTGGAGTAG